From Geomonas agri, one genomic window encodes:
- a CDS encoding aconitate hydratase: protein MGDNLARKILKEHLVEGKLVPGREIAIRIDQTLLQDATGTMAMLEFMATGIPRIKVGLAAQYVDHNLLQTDNKNADDHVFLATAAQKFGVNLSKPGNGVSHQVHLERFGVPGTTLLGADSHTPTAAGLGQLAIGAGGLDVALAMAGYPFHLTCPKIFGVKLTGQLQPWVSGKDVILELLRRHTVKGGVGKIIEYYGPGVATLSATDRATIGNMGAELGATTTVFPSDENTRAFLEAQGRADVWRELCADADATYDEHDEIDLSQVVPLIACPSSPDNVVPVSEIEGLKVDQVIVGSSVNSSFRDLMTVCRILEGRRIASGLTFHINPGSRQVLENVVAQGGFMMLLLAGGQVHQPGCLGCIGMGQAPGTNQVSLRTFPRNFPGRSGTKEDRVYLCSPETAAAAGVFGVVTDPRKLSELLPWPDVRNPVRYLVDDSGIQYPPEDGSSVEIVTGPNIVPFPEFPALPDQLDVEVIIKVGDNISTDTIMPAGNKVLPFRSNIPAISKFVFEQADPEFAVRAAEKGDGAVVGGENYGQGSSREHAALAPRYLGIRVKIAKSFARIHRSNLINFGIVPLVFKDPADYDRIKQGDRITIPRLRELVGSGATVVPIQVNGTEIMTILQASERERRELVAGGLLNSVKEENHG from the coding sequence ATGGGAGACAATCTGGCAAGAAAGATATTGAAGGAACACCTGGTTGAGGGGAAACTGGTGCCGGGGCGGGAAATCGCGATCCGGATCGACCAGACCCTCTTGCAGGACGCCACCGGCACCATGGCCATGCTGGAATTCATGGCCACCGGTATCCCCAGGATCAAGGTAGGGCTGGCGGCGCAGTACGTCGACCACAACCTTCTGCAGACCGATAATAAGAACGCTGACGACCACGTCTTCCTCGCCACTGCGGCGCAGAAGTTCGGGGTCAACCTCTCCAAGCCGGGCAACGGCGTTTCGCACCAGGTGCACCTGGAACGATTCGGCGTACCCGGCACCACGCTCCTTGGAGCCGACTCGCACACCCCTACCGCCGCGGGGCTCGGGCAACTCGCCATCGGTGCGGGCGGACTCGACGTGGCCCTTGCCATGGCGGGGTACCCCTTCCACCTCACCTGCCCGAAAATCTTCGGAGTGAAGCTGACCGGGCAGTTGCAACCGTGGGTTTCGGGGAAGGACGTGATCCTGGAACTGCTTAGGCGCCACACGGTGAAGGGCGGGGTAGGGAAGATAATTGAATATTATGGTCCTGGCGTCGCCACCCTGTCGGCCACCGATCGCGCCACCATCGGCAATATGGGGGCGGAGCTCGGCGCGACCACGACCGTGTTCCCAAGCGACGAGAACACTCGTGCCTTCCTGGAGGCACAGGGGCGTGCCGATGTCTGGCGCGAGCTTTGCGCTGACGCGGACGCGACCTACGACGAACACGACGAGATCGACCTGTCCCAGGTGGTGCCGTTGATCGCCTGCCCGTCGTCACCGGACAACGTGGTGCCGGTCTCCGAGATCGAGGGACTCAAGGTGGACCAGGTCATCGTGGGGAGTTCGGTCAACTCTTCCTTCCGCGACCTGATGACCGTCTGCCGCATCCTTGAAGGGCGCCGTATCGCATCGGGCCTCACCTTCCACATCAATCCTGGCAGCCGGCAGGTGCTGGAGAACGTGGTGGCCCAGGGCGGTTTCATGATGCTCCTGCTCGCCGGCGGTCAGGTGCACCAGCCCGGTTGCCTGGGCTGCATCGGCATGGGGCAGGCGCCCGGCACCAACCAGGTCTCGCTGCGCACCTTCCCGCGCAACTTTCCGGGGCGCAGCGGCACCAAGGAAGACCGGGTCTACCTCTGCTCACCGGAAACCGCTGCCGCTGCGGGCGTCTTCGGCGTGGTTACCGACCCGCGCAAGCTCTCGGAACTGCTCCCCTGGCCGGATGTGCGGAACCCGGTCCGCTACCTGGTGGACGACTCGGGCATCCAGTACCCGCCCGAAGACGGCAGCTCGGTGGAGATCGTCACCGGGCCCAACATCGTCCCGTTCCCCGAGTTCCCGGCGCTGCCGGACCAGCTCGACGTCGAGGTGATCATCAAAGTCGGGGATAACATCTCCACCGACACCATCATGCCGGCGGGCAACAAGGTGCTCCCGTTCCGCAGCAACATCCCGGCTATCAGCAAGTTCGTCTTCGAACAGGCCGACCCGGAATTCGCTGTGCGAGCCGCCGAGAAAGGTGACGGCGCCGTTGTGGGAGGTGAAAACTACGGCCAGGGATCATCGCGCGAGCATGCCGCACTTGCTCCGCGCTACTTGGGCATCAGGGTGAAGATCGCCAAGAGCTTCGCCAGGATCCACCGCTCCAACCTGATCAACTTCGGCATCGTGCCGCTGGTCTTCAAAGACCCAGCCGACTACGACCGCATCAAGCAGGGGGACCGCATCACCATCCCGCGTCTGCGGGAGTTGGTCGGAAGCGGCGCCACCGTGGTACCGATCCAGGTCAACGGTACCGAGATCATGACCATTTTGCAGGCATCGGAGCGGGAACGCCGCGAGCTGGTGGCTGGTGGACTGCTCAATTCAGTAAAGGAGGAGAACCATGGCTGA
- the pdhA gene encoding pyruvate dehydrogenase (acetyl-transferring) E1 component subunit alpha: MADTLRELLSEEELLGFYEQMVLCREFEESCAEQYSKGHITGFLHLYSGQEAVAVGCTAGLQGKDYILSAYRDHAQAIVRGADPKKVMAELFGKATGLCKGKGGSMHLFAPELNFMGGYAIVGGQFPIATGLAWGSQLLEEDRVTACFFGDGSMNQGTFHESLNWSRLWDLPVLFVCENNFYGIGTEVHRASAQAALHRRTCGYDIPSEKVDGMDVIAMYQATKRAAEWVRERQRPYFIEAVTYRFRGHSMSDPAKYRSSSETDVWKSRDPIVNLSRRLLEEGIATQEHLDEITKRCLARVEESVRFAEESPWPEDPTVWEDIYV; encoded by the coding sequence ATGGCTGACACCCTGAGGGAGTTGCTCTCCGAGGAAGAACTGCTTGGTTTCTACGAGCAGATGGTGCTCTGCCGCGAGTTCGAGGAGAGCTGCGCAGAGCAGTACTCCAAGGGGCACATCACTGGCTTTCTGCACCTGTACTCTGGGCAGGAGGCGGTCGCCGTCGGCTGCACGGCCGGGCTGCAGGGAAAAGACTACATTCTCTCTGCCTACCGCGACCATGCCCAGGCCATCGTGCGCGGCGCCGATCCGAAAAAGGTGATGGCCGAGCTCTTCGGCAAGGCGACCGGCCTCTGCAAAGGGAAGGGGGGGTCCATGCACCTGTTCGCGCCGGAGCTAAATTTCATGGGCGGGTACGCCATCGTGGGAGGGCAGTTCCCCATCGCCACCGGGCTTGCATGGGGGAGCCAGTTGCTCGAGGAGGACCGTGTCACTGCGTGCTTCTTCGGCGACGGCTCCATGAATCAGGGGACCTTTCACGAGTCGCTGAACTGGTCACGCCTTTGGGACCTGCCAGTGCTGTTCGTCTGTGAGAACAACTTTTACGGGATCGGCACCGAGGTCCACCGCGCGTCAGCCCAGGCGGCGCTGCACCGGCGCACCTGCGGCTACGACATCCCCAGTGAAAAAGTGGACGGCATGGACGTGATTGCCATGTACCAAGCCACCAAGCGGGCCGCGGAGTGGGTGAGGGAGCGGCAGCGTCCCTACTTCATCGAGGCTGTCACCTACCGTTTCCGCGGCCATTCCATGTCCGACCCCGCGAAGTACCGCAGTTCCTCCGAGACCGATGTCTGGAAAAGCCGCGATCCGATCGTCAACCTGTCGCGCCGGCTCCTGGAGGAGGGGATAGCAACCCAGGAGCACCTGGACGAAATCACCAAGCGCTGCCTGGCTCGGGTCGAGGAAAGCGTTCGCTTCGCCGAGGAGTCCCCCTGGCCTGAGGACCCCACGGTATGGGAGGATATCTACGTTTGA
- a CDS encoding cation:proton antiporter, producing MHDLNLIMTVTGGFVAALCFGYLAHRIGLSSIVGFLLAGIAVGPYTPGFVADRHMAEQFAEIGVILLMFGVGLQFHFKELLEVKRAAVPGALGQSVVATLLSAAVAVGLGWSWPAGIIFGLAVSVASTVVLLRVLVDNNELHTPAGHIAVGWLVVEDLLTVFLLVILPVLFGPQATDGGSIPAAVGLALLKISLLIVVTFWGGGKVIPRILEHVAETHSRELFTLTVLVLALGIAVASAKFFGVSMALGAFLAGMVVKQSDFSFRAATEALPMRDAFAVLFFVSVGMLFDPAHLMQQPGLVLTVLAIIIIGKPLAAVAIMFALGYAPRVALSVAFALAQIGEFSFILASVGRDLGVLEESGANTLVAAAIISISLNPLLYRTIPWLERQAKGTRLWQWLERRSRPDYAGERVDGTISWSSDRAIVVGYGPTGKTLASLLSENGIEPFIVEMNLHTVRQLQQEGVGALYGDATLRETLDAAGLGQSVALVLTSAGMRGEEEVIRLARQLNPQLRILARTNYLRDMPTLYRAGANAVFSGEGEIALNMTEHMLRGLGATDEQIDRQRDRVRAELASVGN from the coding sequence ATGCACGATCTCAACCTGATCATGACCGTTACCGGCGGCTTCGTCGCCGCCCTGTGCTTCGGCTACCTGGCGCACCGGATCGGTCTATCTTCCATAGTCGGATTCCTGCTGGCGGGAATCGCCGTTGGTCCCTACACGCCGGGGTTCGTGGCGGACCGGCACATGGCTGAACAGTTCGCTGAAATCGGCGTGATTCTGCTGATGTTCGGGGTTGGCCTCCAGTTTCACTTCAAGGAACTGCTGGAGGTAAAACGCGCAGCCGTCCCCGGTGCACTGGGCCAGAGCGTGGTGGCGACCCTTTTGAGCGCAGCGGTTGCGGTCGGGCTGGGATGGAGTTGGCCAGCCGGTATCATCTTCGGCCTGGCAGTGTCGGTGGCGAGTACCGTCGTCCTGCTGCGGGTCCTGGTCGACAACAACGAACTGCACACCCCCGCCGGGCACATCGCTGTCGGCTGGCTCGTCGTCGAAGACCTGCTGACCGTCTTTTTGCTGGTGATACTACCGGTCCTCTTCGGGCCGCAGGCAACCGACGGCGGCAGCATCCCTGCCGCCGTCGGACTGGCGTTGCTGAAGATCTCGCTGCTGATCGTTGTCACCTTCTGGGGGGGCGGCAAGGTGATCCCGCGTATCCTGGAGCACGTGGCGGAAACCCACTCCCGCGAACTGTTCACCCTGACCGTGCTGGTGCTGGCCTTGGGAATCGCGGTGGCGTCGGCAAAATTCTTCGGCGTCTCCATGGCGTTAGGCGCCTTCTTGGCGGGCATGGTGGTGAAACAGTCCGACTTCAGCTTCCGTGCAGCGACCGAGGCGCTGCCGATGCGGGACGCCTTTGCCGTATTGTTCTTCGTCTCCGTTGGCATGCTGTTCGATCCTGCCCACCTCATGCAGCAGCCTGGCCTCGTGCTCACCGTACTGGCCATCATCATCATTGGTAAGCCCCTTGCCGCCGTAGCCATCATGTTTGCCCTTGGCTACGCCCCACGGGTAGCCCTGTCGGTTGCCTTCGCCCTGGCGCAGATCGGGGAGTTCTCCTTCATCCTGGCTTCGGTAGGGAGGGACCTCGGGGTGCTGGAAGAAAGCGGCGCCAACACCCTCGTCGCCGCGGCCATTATCTCCATCAGCTTGAACCCGCTTCTGTATCGCACCATCCCTTGGCTTGAGCGACAGGCGAAAGGGACACGGCTGTGGCAATGGCTGGAGAGACGCTCCCGCCCTGATTATGCCGGCGAACGCGTCGATGGGACCATCTCCTGGAGCAGCGATCGCGCTATCGTAGTCGGCTACGGCCCCACAGGCAAAACCCTGGCGAGCCTTTTGTCGGAAAACGGCATCGAACCGTTCATCGTGGAAATGAACCTGCACACGGTGCGGCAACTGCAACAGGAAGGAGTAGGTGCCCTGTACGGCGACGCTACCCTCAGGGAGACCCTTGATGCGGCCGGGCTCGGACAGTCCGTGGCGCTGGTACTCACCTCGGCGGGGATGCGTGGCGAAGAGGAGGTGATCCGGTTGGCACGGCAGCTAAACCCGCAGCTGCGCATCCTGGCCAGGACCAACTACCTCAGGGACATGCCGACGTTGTACCGTGCCGGAGCCAACGCAGTCTTTTCAGGGGAAGGAGAGATCGCTCTGAACATGACCGAGCACATGTTGCGGGGGTTGGGGGCGACCGACGAGCAGATCGACCGGCAGCGTGATCGGGTCCGTGCTGAGTTGGCCTCAGTCGGCAACTGA
- the secF gene encoding protein translocase subunit SecF: MQFVSNTKIDFTGKCKMSFAISAVITSIGLFGALQIATNKANMGIDFSGGTSVQVAFSRPVGQEKVHKALSAELHKEVNLQEISGGNRLLIKVGKSGTESLNVADTITGRLRTEFPDNTFVVESSNEVGPSIGDKLKKDTLQAVALSMVGIILYIAWRFDFNFGIGAVAATLHDVLAMIALFYLLDKEVNLLFITAILTIAGYSLTDTVVIFDRIRENLNKSVLEAKGELFNRSINEVLPRTIITSLTTFLAAISLYLFGGEAIGDFALALVAGIVIATYSSIFIASPIVLQLERRDEAKRQTRGETPGAPESDNTQRRT; the protein is encoded by the coding sequence ATGCAATTCGTCAGTAACACCAAGATAGACTTCACCGGCAAGTGCAAGATGAGCTTTGCAATCTCAGCGGTTATCACCAGCATCGGCCTCTTCGGGGCACTCCAGATCGCAACCAACAAGGCCAATATGGGGATCGACTTCTCCGGCGGGACCTCGGTCCAGGTTGCATTCAGCCGTCCAGTCGGGCAGGAAAAGGTGCACAAGGCCCTGTCGGCGGAGTTGCACAAGGAGGTCAACCTCCAGGAGATCAGCGGCGGTAACCGACTCCTGATCAAGGTCGGTAAGTCCGGTACGGAATCACTAAACGTGGCTGACACCATAACCGGCCGGTTGCGTACTGAGTTCCCCGACAACACGTTCGTGGTTGAAAGCTCCAACGAAGTGGGTCCATCCATCGGCGACAAGCTAAAGAAAGACACACTGCAGGCTGTGGCACTCTCCATGGTTGGCATCATTCTCTACATTGCCTGGCGCTTCGACTTCAACTTCGGAATAGGAGCCGTGGCGGCCACACTGCATGACGTCTTGGCCATGATCGCGCTGTTCTATCTCCTCGATAAAGAGGTCAACCTCCTTTTCATCACTGCCATTCTGACCATCGCCGGGTATTCTTTGACAGACACGGTGGTGATCTTCGACCGTATCAGAGAGAACCTGAACAAGTCGGTACTGGAAGCAAAGGGGGAACTGTTCAACCGGAGTATCAACGAAGTACTCCCGCGAACCATCATCACCTCGCTCACCACGTTCTTGGCCGCCATATCGTTATATCTTTTCGGGGGCGAAGCCATTGGCGATTTCGCCCTGGCCCTCGTTGCCGGCATCGTGATTGCGACCTATTCCTCCATCTTCATCGCAAGCCCGATCGTTTTGCAACTGGAGCGAAGGGACGAGGCGAAAAGGCAGACCCGCGGTGAAACACCCGGGGCGCCGGAGAGTGATAACACTCAAAGGAGAACCTGA
- a CDS encoding alpha-ketoacid dehydrogenase subunit beta, whose amino-acid sequence MAEMTYRDAINLALKEEMRRDKTVVTYGEDVALYEGAFKVTRGLLSEFGELRVRDCPISENTIVGVAVGAAMAGVRPVAELMTVNFALLAMDQIVNHMAKVRYMFGGQTKVPMVIRMPGGGGSQLGAQHSQSLESYFMHCPGMLVAYPATPADAKGLLKTAIRDDNPVIFLEHELLYNSKDEVPEDPEFLVPFGKAAVMNEGNQVTLVGYGRMAILALQAALQLAKEGVSCEVIDLRTLVPLDMETVLASVRKTGRALVIEECWKSAGLGGDIASRIYEGCFDTLLAPVSRISGLDVPMPYSRKIEKLCIPQLEGIVQGVHDLLNEPY is encoded by the coding sequence ATGGCTGAAATGACCTATCGGGACGCCATCAACCTGGCGCTCAAAGAGGAAATGCGGCGCGACAAGACGGTTGTTACCTACGGCGAAGACGTGGCGCTGTACGAGGGGGCCTTCAAGGTGACTCGGGGGCTTTTGTCCGAGTTCGGGGAGTTGCGGGTACGGGACTGCCCGATATCCGAAAACACCATCGTCGGGGTTGCGGTCGGCGCCGCCATGGCCGGGGTGCGCCCGGTGGCCGAACTGATGACGGTGAACTTCGCCTTGCTCGCCATGGACCAGATCGTGAATCATATGGCCAAGGTGCGTTACATGTTCGGGGGACAAACGAAGGTCCCCATGGTGATCCGCATGCCGGGGGGCGGGGGGAGCCAACTCGGTGCCCAGCACTCGCAGAGCCTGGAAAGTTATTTCATGCACTGCCCAGGCATGCTGGTGGCCTACCCGGCGACGCCGGCGGATGCCAAGGGACTCCTGAAAACGGCCATCCGCGACGACAACCCGGTCATCTTCCTGGAGCACGAACTTCTTTACAATAGCAAGGATGAGGTTCCGGAAGACCCGGAGTTCCTGGTTCCGTTCGGCAAGGCGGCTGTGATGAATGAAGGGAACCAGGTGACCCTGGTAGGGTACGGAAGAATGGCCATCCTGGCACTGCAGGCCGCGCTGCAACTGGCAAAGGAGGGAGTTTCCTGCGAGGTGATCGACCTGCGCACGCTGGTACCCCTGGACATGGAGACGGTACTCGCCTCGGTGCGCAAGACCGGGCGAGCCCTGGTCATCGAGGAGTGCTGGAAAAGCGCGGGGCTTGGGGGGGATATCGCATCCCGTATTTACGAGGGGTGCTTCGACACACTGCTTGCACCGGTGAGTCGCATATCCGGGCTGGACGTGCCGATGCCCTATTCGCGCAAGATAGAAAAGCTCTGCATCCCGCAGCTGGAAGGGATCGTGCAGGGCGTACATGACCTTCTTAACGAACCATACTGA
- a CDS encoding 2-oxo acid dehydrogenase subunit E2, giving the protein MNEIVMPKLSDTMTEGRLVGWKKRVGDEVRRGEVIAEVETDKANMELEAFVPGVMLEIKVQPGEMVRVGTVIAVVGKAGEKSGSAPSAEAGPLSAGVSEPEAAPQTQEETQGQGTEAAEGASAEQGHGGAAPKTEPARKEDLEVQEGEHQAPAAPPVPGEDTTQPAAESPGAPTQYIQTRAPSPGGAAPEAIAPGRERAAPVVRRRARELGIDLARVRGTGPDGRILLQDLEQDGEGGKPAQGGEAGRAAQPEGQPQVQAVQPTVEAAPTETRAQGPRLVQEVKAMSRLRAAVAKTVAESWAHIPHFTVTMDIAMDDAESVRRQLKQSGMRITVNDIIVKAVALALVKFPQMNASFSQEGLQFHGEVNVSVAVGVPEGVLMPVIHGCQDLSLPAIAQEAERLVQRSRSGALTEQEMNGGTFSVSNLGMFQVSSFSAVIPPAQAAVLAVGAVVDVPVLRSGVLASAKVMKVTLSADHRVVDGAYAAQFLVELRDVLENPVRLLM; this is encoded by the coding sequence ATGAACGAGATCGTCATGCCTAAACTCTCCGATACCATGACCGAGGGGAGGCTGGTCGGTTGGAAGAAGCGGGTAGGAGACGAGGTGCGCCGCGGAGAGGTGATCGCTGAGGTGGAAACCGACAAGGCGAACATGGAACTCGAAGCCTTTGTGCCTGGAGTGATGCTGGAAATCAAGGTCCAGCCCGGCGAAATGGTGCGGGTCGGGACGGTGATCGCCGTGGTCGGCAAGGCCGGTGAAAAGAGTGGTAGTGCCCCCTCTGCTGAAGCGGGTCCGCTGTCGGCCGGTGTTAGCGAGCCAGAGGCCGCCCCACAGACCCAAGAGGAGACGCAGGGACAGGGGACCGAGGCGGCCGAGGGGGCATCGGCTGAGCAGGGGCATGGGGGCGCCGCGCCCAAAACGGAGCCGGCCCGGAAGGAGGATCTCGAGGTTCAGGAGGGGGAACACCAGGCTCCGGCCGCACCTCCTGTTCCTGGAGAGGACACGACCCAGCCGGCAGCGGAATCCCCGGGTGCGCCCACGCAATACATCCAGACTAGGGCACCGTCCCCCGGCGGGGCCGCACCCGAGGCCATCGCCCCGGGACGAGAACGGGCCGCGCCGGTGGTACGCCGCCGCGCCAGGGAACTCGGCATCGACCTGGCCCGGGTGCGGGGCACCGGCCCGGACGGACGCATCCTGCTCCAGGACCTGGAGCAGGATGGGGAGGGGGGCAAGCCTGCGCAGGGGGGCGAGGCCGGACGTGCGGCGCAGCCTGAAGGCCAGCCACAGGTGCAGGCGGTTCAGCCGACGGTTGAAGCCGCGCCCACCGAGACCAGGGCCCAGGGGCCAAGGCTGGTACAGGAAGTGAAGGCGATGTCCAGGCTGAGGGCGGCGGTTGCCAAAACCGTTGCAGAATCATGGGCGCATATCCCCCACTTCACCGTCACCATGGACATTGCCATGGACGATGCGGAATCGGTGCGGCGCCAGTTGAAACAAAGTGGCATGCGCATCACCGTGAACGACATCATCGTCAAGGCGGTGGCGCTCGCGTTGGTGAAGTTCCCCCAGATGAACGCGAGCTTTAGCCAGGAAGGTTTGCAATTTCACGGGGAAGTGAACGTCAGCGTGGCGGTGGGGGTCCCCGAGGGGGTGCTCATGCCGGTGATCCATGGCTGCCAGGATCTTTCCCTGCCGGCGATTGCCCAGGAAGCCGAGCGGTTGGTCCAGCGCTCAAGGTCCGGCGCCCTAACCGAACAGGAGATGAATGGCGGAACCTTTTCCGTCTCCAACCTAGGCATGTTCCAAGTGAGCAGCTTCAGTGCCGTGATCCCGCCTGCCCAGGCGGCGGTGCTCGCGGTTGGGGCCGTGGTCGACGTCCCGGTGCTGCGCTCGGGCGTGCTGGCCAGCGCCAAGGTTATGAAAGTCACCCTTTCGGCTGACCATCGTGTCGTTGACGGAGCCTACGCCGCACAGTTCCTTGTTGAACTGCGGGACGTGCTGGAAAACCCGGTGCGCCTGCTCATGTAA
- a CDS encoding response regulator, with the protein MKCLIVDDEAFCRDFVATLLSATADCHQATSGMEALEKYNAALASDEPFDLVIMDIMMPGMSGHDAAKAIRHIEKEQKPAKRVNIVMLTALNSSNDAMESFCNAQSAAYLVKPVSKEGLFNVLSKLGLMKR; encoded by the coding sequence ATGAAGTGCTTGATAGTAGATGACGAGGCTTTTTGCCGTGACTTTGTCGCCACCTTGCTTAGCGCGACGGCGGATTGTCACCAAGCCACCAGCGGCATGGAGGCTCTCGAAAAATACAACGCCGCCCTGGCGAGTGACGAGCCGTTTGACCTGGTGATCATGGACATCATGATGCCGGGCATGAGCGGCCACGATGCAGCCAAGGCGATCAGGCATATCGAGAAGGAGCAGAAACCGGCCAAGCGGGTGAACATCGTGATGTTGACCGCGCTGAATTCCTCTAACGATGCCATGGAGTCCTTCTGCAACGCACAGTCGGCGGCCTACCTGGTGAAGCCGGTTTCCAAGGAAGGGCTTTTCAACGTGCTGTCCAAGCTCGGATTGATGAAGCGCTAG
- a CDS encoding methyl-accepting chemotaxis protein, translated as MRTNLNLRAKLLVGVGISSVVSVILAVTALYGMSVAASSAVSQADGQVARTRAIAEIGAASAVAGQRLAEALASGGVTAARSELNASGTAEKTIAEQLAKLKTMSATDKDKALLQALSAKVAAAQSARSRASQLINLGDKEMALQALRDLKGRRGEVQEMLAQFGAAVTAHEVIQAQAPASVRSARLTILALLLVAIGAAFLSALWLDRSVTAPLELAVVTAARIAQRDLTAKVETDDTARTGRLMAAIGSILQHLRDVVTRTSDISSGIAASSSLLQRSSEQMASGAELVACQAQTVATASEQMSATSNEIALNCHEAARNSKQASSAAETGAQVVAQTVEVMNRIADRVNATSRTVESLGARSDQIGAIVGTIEDIADQTNLLALNAAIEAARAGEQGRGFAVVADEVRALAERTTKATREIGEMIKAIQGETKGAVLAMEEGVREVQQGTEEAAKSGAALQEILDQINAVSMQVNQIATAAEEQTATISEITGNITRISEVVQLTVQGSQESSMAAAELASLSDDLGTLVTQFKVA; from the coding sequence ATGCGCACCAACTTGAACCTCAGGGCCAAACTCCTCGTCGGCGTAGGCATCAGCAGCGTGGTGTCGGTTATCCTGGCAGTCACCGCTTTGTACGGCATGAGTGTCGCTGCCAGTAGCGCGGTAAGCCAGGCCGACGGACAAGTCGCTCGGACGCGGGCCATCGCTGAGATCGGGGCCGCGAGCGCCGTTGCCGGGCAGCGGCTGGCCGAGGCGCTGGCGAGCGGGGGGGTGACGGCAGCACGTTCCGAATTGAACGCCAGTGGAACTGCCGAGAAGACGATTGCCGAACAGCTTGCCAAGCTCAAAACTATGTCCGCCACAGACAAGGACAAGGCACTGCTTCAGGCTTTGTCTGCCAAGGTAGCCGCGGCGCAATCGGCTCGCAGCAGGGCTTCACAGCTGATAAACTTGGGAGACAAGGAGATGGCGCTCCAGGCGTTGCGGGACCTCAAGGGGCGCCGGGGCGAGGTCCAGGAAATGCTTGCGCAATTTGGCGCTGCCGTCACTGCCCACGAAGTCATTCAGGCCCAGGCTCCGGCAAGTGTGAGAAGCGCCCGGCTAACAATCCTCGCACTGCTATTGGTCGCCATCGGCGCCGCGTTTCTCAGTGCCCTGTGGCTGGACAGGAGCGTTACCGCTCCCCTCGAACTTGCCGTAGTTACCGCCGCGCGCATCGCGCAACGCGACCTGACGGCTAAGGTCGAGACCGACGATACTGCGAGAACAGGCCGGCTAATGGCTGCCATTGGCAGCATTTTGCAGCACCTGCGTGACGTAGTGACCCGAACCAGTGACATATCAAGCGGTATCGCAGCGTCATCGAGCCTGCTGCAGCGCAGTTCCGAGCAGATGGCAAGCGGGGCCGAACTGGTCGCCTGTCAGGCCCAGACGGTCGCCACCGCCAGTGAGCAGATGTCGGCCACATCCAACGAAATCGCGCTCAACTGCCACGAAGCTGCCCGTAACTCCAAGCAGGCCAGCAGCGCAGCGGAGACCGGGGCACAAGTGGTGGCTCAGACCGTGGAGGTGATGAATCGCATTGCCGACCGGGTCAACGCCACCTCGCGAACGGTAGAGAGTCTCGGCGCCCGTTCCGACCAGATCGGCGCCATCGTGGGCACCATCGAGGACATCGCGGACCAGACCAACCTGCTGGCCCTCAACGCTGCCATCGAGGCGGCCCGCGCCGGTGAGCAGGGGCGCGGCTTTGCGGTGGTCGCCGACGAGGTGCGAGCTCTGGCGGAGCGGACGACCAAGGCGACGCGGGAGATCGGCGAGATGATCAAGGCGATTCAAGGTGAAACGAAAGGAGCTGTGCTGGCGATGGAGGAAGGTGTGCGCGAGGTGCAGCAGGGGACCGAGGAAGCCGCCAAGTCTGGTGCGGCGCTGCAGGAGATCCTGGACCAGATCAACGCGGTAAGCATGCAGGTGAACCAGATCGCCACCGCGGCGGAGGAGCAGACTGCCACCATCAGCGAGATAACCGGCAATATCACCAGGATCTCCGAGGTAGTGCAGCTCACTGTCCAGGGATCCCAGGAATCGTCGATGGCTGCCGCCGAGTTGGCCAGCCTGTCCGACGATTTGGGCACACTGGTGACCCAATTCAAGGTGGCGTAG
- a CDS encoding PaaI family thioesterase gives MDEKLKEAIFRQVESEPFAQALKMELVELDDGFSAVEMAYDTATMNNMFGRAHGGAIFSLIDEAFETVCQTVGSVTVALNVSVNYVASPEVGARLRAEAREVNSTRKTASYDIKVHDQDGMLIAVCQALAYRTGKPLPFLTVTQV, from the coding sequence ATGGATGAGAAACTGAAAGAGGCGATTTTTCGACAGGTTGAAAGTGAACCTTTCGCTCAGGCGTTGAAGATGGAGTTGGTAGAACTCGATGACGGTTTTTCTGCCGTGGAGATGGCTTACGATACGGCGACTATGAACAACATGTTCGGCCGGGCCCACGGAGGCGCGATCTTCTCGCTGATCGATGAAGCCTTCGAGACCGTCTGCCAGACCGTCGGCAGCGTCACCGTTGCCCTCAACGTCTCGGTGAATTACGTGGCGAGTCCGGAGGTAGGGGCGAGGCTCAGGGCCGAGGCACGTGAGGTGAACAGCACCAGGAAAACAGCCAGCTACGATATAAAGGTGCATGATCAGGACGGCATGCTCATAGCGGTATGCCAGGCACTGGCATATCGAACCGGCAAGCCGTTACCGTTTCTCACAGTGACGCAGGTGTAG